Proteins from a single region of Scytonema millei VB511283:
- the patD gene encoding heterocyst frequency control protein PatD produces MLPDLYYQCYQKLRELLKGIQAAATAPEVEPPRLRQNVLAAQRYFQQQIASLDSQDLDPAVESRVRSLQTEISKQFNLLSMDVSFLQAARQPQTLQTRQQQITQRLQTLLSYCEAILVLDKGDKETE; encoded by the coding sequence ATGTTGCCAGATCTTTATTATCAGTGCTATCAAAAGCTGAGGGAACTGCTAAAGGGAATACAAGCAGCGGCGACAGCACCAGAGGTGGAACCTCCCAGACTGCGCCAGAATGTTTTGGCAGCACAGCGGTATTTTCAGCAACAGATTGCCAGTTTAGATAGTCAAGATCTCGATCCAGCGGTAGAGTCGAGAGTGCGATCGCTGCAAACGGAAATTAGCAAGCAATTCAACTTGCTCAGTATGGATGTGTCATTTTTGCAAGCTGCTAGACAACCTCAGACACTACAAACCCGTCAGCAGCAGATTACCCAACGCCTTCAGACTCTACTGAGTTATTGCGAGGCGATTTTAGTTTTGGACAAGGGGGACAAGGAAACGGAGTAA
- a CDS encoding HetZ-related protein 2 — translation MQVVTLPLESKFTASQNATFENILQAWHWQLAFDYPDRRVATRDSIVDWLIGNHFEQFDQLDPQQIQLIQQGMAYRYRILQNRYLGQAPEQGYRRLMTRLGSLVVLQNKIRMMVDLSRDRRRQVTEVLQEFLQDLLQRDSYLQQQMAAIAKCTDDICLRHALIFTTIEEYCLRPVRNQPLIVYRFINYMRRLAPGGVTQVPKNGEIRIVFAQIPSEDSDRSFSLLDAQAIEQDREQEEAVEQQQQRDEIKQRLSKYLEQKLGRLAVEWLDLYLQGQPQQAIASQLNLTTKDVYRLREKVCYHAMRLFRK, via the coding sequence ATGCAGGTTGTCACATTACCTTTAGAATCAAAATTTACAGCTAGCCAAAACGCTACATTTGAAAATATATTGCAAGCTTGGCACTGGCAATTGGCATTCGACTATCCCGATCGCCGTGTAGCTACTAGAGATAGTATTGTTGACTGGCTAATCGGAAACCATTTCGAGCAATTCGACCAGCTTGACCCACAGCAAATCCAACTGATCCAGCAAGGGATGGCATATCGCTATCGGATTTTGCAGAATCGTTATTTGGGACAAGCGCCAGAACAAGGCTATCGTCGTCTGATGACTCGCTTAGGTAGCCTAGTCGTGCTGCAAAATAAGATTCGGATGATGGTTGACCTCAGCCGCGATCGCCGCCGTCAGGTGACGGAAGTATTACAAGAATTTTTGCAAGATTTACTGCAACGCGATTCCTACTTACAACAGCAAATGGCAGCGATCGCTAAATGTACGGACGATATTTGTCTACGACATGCCTTAATATTTACAACGATTGAAGAGTACTGCTTGCGACCAGTTCGCAATCAACCACTGATTGTTTATCGCTTTATCAATTACATGCGTCGCCTCGCACCAGGAGGAGTGACGCAAGTTCCAAAAAACGGAGAAATTCGGATTGTCTTTGCCCAAATTCCCTCAGAAGACAGCGATCGCAGTTTCAGTTTGTTAGATGCCCAGGCGATCGAGCAAGATCGCGAGCAAGAAGAAGCAGTTGAACAACAGCAGCAGCGAGATGAAATCAAACAGCGGCTATCCAAATATCTAGAGCAAAAGTTGGGACGTTTAGCTGTAGAGTGGTTGGATTTATACCTCCAAGGACAACCGCAGCAAGCGATCGCTTCTCAGTTAAATTTAACGACTAAAGATGTTTATCGTCTGCGCGAAAAAGTTTGCTATCATGCTATGCGGCTGTTTCGGAAATAA
- the ispE gene encoding 4-(cytidine 5'-diphospho)-2-C-methyl-D-erythritol kinase, whose amino-acid sequence MRSYSLIAPAKINLYLEILGDRPDGYHELVMILQSIDLADKIDIRAISTDTIRVHCDRAQVPADKSNLAYRAAELMAKHFPESFAQYGGVEITIHKKIPIAAGLAGGSSNAAAVLVGIDLLWKLGLTQSELQELAAQIGSDVPFCIAGGTAIATGRGEQLSPLPSLDNLYVVLGKHRSLAVSTVWAYSTYRATFGHTYTRNIQNLESRAQAVHSGPMVKAIIHEDGAEIAQKLHNDLEKVVLPEYPQVSQLRQAFQDSGADGAMMSGSGPTVFALCTSLEQAQQVHQQVRQTIPDPDLDLWIARMCSGGIQVSNQ is encoded by the coding sequence ATGCGTTCCTATTCTCTGATTGCTCCGGCAAAAATTAATCTGTATCTGGAAATCTTAGGCGATCGCCCAGATGGATATCACGAATTGGTAATGATCCTGCAAAGTATCGATCTGGCTGACAAAATCGATATTCGAGCCATTAGTACCGATACCATCCGCGTTCACTGCGATCGTGCCCAAGTCCCAGCAGATAAAAGCAATCTCGCTTACCGCGCCGCCGAACTGATGGCGAAACATTTTCCAGAAAGTTTTGCTCAATATGGCGGGGTAGAAATTACGATTCACAAAAAGATCCCGATTGCTGCTGGTTTAGCAGGAGGATCTAGCAATGCTGCTGCCGTTTTGGTCGGTATAGATTTATTGTGGAAACTGGGACTCACGCAATCGGAATTGCAGGAACTCGCAGCCCAAATTGGTTCTGACGTACCTTTTTGTATTGCAGGCGGAACGGCGATCGCCACAGGACGGGGAGAACAGCTGTCTCCCCTCCCCAGTCTCGATAATTTATATGTCGTTCTCGGTAAACATCGTAGTTTGGCAGTTTCCACAGTTTGGGCGTATTCAACTTATCGCGCCACCTTCGGTCATACCTACACGAGAAATATCCAAAACCTCGAATCTCGCGCTCAAGCCGTCCACTCAGGACCTATGGTGAAAGCAATTATTCATGAAGATGGGGCAGAAATTGCCCAAAAACTACACAACGATTTAGAAAAAGTTGTCTTACCAGAATATCCCCAAGTCTCGCAACTACGGCAAGCATTTCAAGACAGCGGCGCTGATGGTGCGATGATGTCTGGTTCTGGTCCTACAGTATTTGCTCTATGTACTTCATTAGAACAAGCCCAACAGGTACACCAGCAAGTCCGTCAAACCATCCCCGATCCCGATTTAGACCTATGGATTGCCCGAATGTGTAGTGGGGGAATACAAGTCAGTAACCAGTGA
- a CDS encoding 16S rRNA (uracil(1498)-N(3))-methyltransferase has translation MSQLQRIVIAPAQLQQQQITLTSQQQHYLMRVLRLRQGDRFIAMDGKGQWWLAVLAETTAQILEQMQVQTELPVEITLMVALPKGNGFDEVVRACTELGVNCFAPVTSDRTLLHPSPQKLERWRRIAAEAAEQSERQIVPTILDPVPFNKGLLSVTGDRKYICVARGNAPHLIASLQSIPPSPPYQGGLEGSIVIATGAEGGWTTNEVENAIASEFQPVSLGKRILRAVTAPIVAVSQISAIVEISKNSENPGLVP, from the coding sequence ATGTCTCAACTGCAACGAATCGTCATTGCTCCCGCACAACTGCAACAGCAGCAAATTACCCTCACATCGCAGCAACAGCATTATCTCATGCGAGTCTTGCGGCTGCGTCAGGGCGATCGCTTTATTGCGATGGATGGGAAAGGTCAATGGTGGCTAGCGGTATTAGCAGAGACAACAGCACAAATTTTAGAACAAATGCAGGTGCAAACTGAGTTACCTGTAGAAATAACTCTGATGGTGGCGCTACCCAAGGGAAATGGATTTGATGAAGTGGTACGCGCTTGTACTGAGTTAGGAGTCAATTGTTTTGCTCCAGTAACCAGCGATCGCACTTTACTCCATCCCAGCCCGCAAAAACTAGAGCGTTGGCGGCGAATTGCAGCCGAGGCGGCGGAACAATCGGAACGTCAAATCGTACCGACGATTTTAGATCCCGTCCCCTTTAACAAGGGATTGTTGTCTGTGACAGGCGATCGCAAGTATATCTGTGTAGCACGGGGTAATGCTCCTCATTTGATCGCAAGTTTGCAATCGATCCCCCCTAGCCCCCCTTATCAAGGAGGGTTGGAGGGATCTATCGTCATTGCCACAGGTGCAGAAGGCGGTTGGACGACAAACGAAGTCGAAAATGCGATCGCCTCAGAATTTCAACCTGTCTCGCTGGGTAAACGAATTTTACGCGCAGTCACCGCTCCCATTGTCGCCGTATCGCAAATATCTGCGATTGTAGAGATAAGCAAAAACTCTGAAAACCCTGGGCTTGTACCCTAA
- a CDS encoding DUF3082 domain-containing protein — MPDNQTTQSPEPTPLRCMSGAVISAGIAFAAYSLTAAIAQTFARKPIHSDNFTVVNIAAAVRTLVVGIMALGTGIFGIVAIGLVALAIQLSIQKLTKKEE, encoded by the coding sequence ATGCCAGACAATCAAACCACACAATCGCCAGAACCAACTCCCTTACGCTGTATGAGTGGGGCAGTGATTTCGGCAGGAATTGCTTTTGCAGCCTATTCTCTCACAGCCGCGATCGCGCAAACGTTTGCTCGCAAACCAATTCATTCTGATAATTTTACTGTCGTTAATATTGCTGCTGCCGTCCGTACTCTGGTTGTAGGAATCATGGCACTAGGTACAGGTATATTCGGTATTGTCGCTATAGGTCTAGTTGCACTCGCAATTCAACTTTCGATTCAAAAACTGACGAAAAAGGAAGAGTAG
- a CDS encoding 1-acyl-sn-glycerol-3-phosphate acyltransferase, whose protein sequence is MVFGSNKNVSGYKFTWFDRFCLWYPPGWLILFNRHWQHYHADPDGWNWLEYGLFLLPGGFYIALLLRWLRLGCRFPRQPAVQFDRNYQQAFRNEVLAPIAKYYYRGELRQIENLPESESMIVAMNHAGMSFPWDFIVLAYLLSTVREWNVKPLAGVSLFDHPWMIWWLPPGWSQVLGGVRAEKEEFETAIAQKTVLLYAPEGLRGPSKGWQQRYQLASFDPSFIRLSDRHQIPILPVICLGNEFLHPFAINLNLQHIGKILGLPFLPLSPLMPLFALFPSMGVWAMRSRLRYFVQPVYRVDLKDRTSRRERVAAYQAAQAFRDKLQNAINCILSGSGDK, encoded by the coding sequence GTGGTTTTTGGCAGTAACAAAAACGTGAGTGGCTATAAGTTTACCTGGTTCGATCGGTTTTGCCTTTGGTATCCTCCCGGCTGGCTGATCCTATTTAATCGTCACTGGCAACACTATCACGCCGATCCTGATGGTTGGAATTGGTTAGAGTATGGATTATTTCTACTTCCAGGCGGATTTTATATTGCCTTGTTACTGCGGTGGTTACGCTTGGGTTGTCGATTTCCGCGTCAACCAGCAGTGCAATTCGATCGCAACTATCAACAAGCTTTTCGGAATGAAGTCTTAGCGCCAATTGCCAAATATTACTACCGTGGCGAACTGAGGCAAATCGAAAACTTGCCGGAATCAGAATCGATGATTGTGGCGATGAACCATGCTGGAATGTCTTTTCCCTGGGATTTTATCGTTTTGGCTTATTTATTAAGTACGGTAAGGGAATGGAATGTTAAACCATTAGCTGGAGTCTCCTTATTCGATCACCCTTGGATGATTTGGTGGCTACCCCCTGGATGGTCGCAAGTTTTAGGCGGCGTAAGGGCAGAAAAAGAGGAATTTGAGACCGCGATCGCCCAAAAAACTGTATTATTGTACGCACCGGAAGGACTGCGGGGACCTAGTAAAGGCTGGCAGCAAAGGTATCAATTGGCAAGTTTCGATCCGAGTTTTATTCGTTTGAGCGATCGCCACCAAATCCCAATTTTGCCAGTTATTTGTCTTGGCAATGAATTTTTGCATCCATTTGCCATTAATTTGAATTTGCAACACATTGGAAAGATATTGGGCTTACCTTTCTTACCTCTATCGCCTTTAATGCCTTTATTCGCATTATTTCCTTCTATGGGAGTATGGGCAATGCGATCGCGTTTGCGTTACTTTGTTCAACCTGTATATCGAGTAGATTTGAAAGATCGTACCTCGCGTCGCGAAAGAGTTGCAGCATATCAAGCAGCACAAGCATTCAGAGATAAGTTGCAAAATGCGATTAATTGTATATTAAGCGGCAGTGGCGATAAGTGA
- a CDS encoding AraC family transcriptional regulator translates to MSHDEHPEHLHLLEAGWDGFHFIYELEPADEMPASYMSQHLVIIALDNFRASFDFNGSWRHIDYAQGDIGIFPASQLFPRTQVDREVPILDLFLDPATLCLSVDKSFDGNCIELMPQLQLRDPLIQQIGLALKAELTVGGAESRLYAESMVTALAAHLLRRYTSRQQPVRDYRGGLPKYKQDRAIAYIYENLDRNITLAELSHVVNMSPHYFATLFKQSIGLSPHQYITKCRIETAKHLLAKQELTIVEISQQVGFQNQSHFTRIFRQHVKTTPKIYRDKRK, encoded by the coding sequence ATGTCTCATGACGAACATCCCGAGCATTTACATCTTTTAGAGGCGGGATGGGATGGCTTTCATTTCATCTATGAGTTAGAACCTGCTGATGAAATGCCTGCGAGTTACATGAGTCAGCATTTGGTGATTATTGCTCTAGACAATTTTCGGGCAAGCTTCGATTTCAATGGCAGCTGGCGACATATAGATTACGCTCAAGGCGATATTGGCATTTTTCCAGCCAGCCAACTGTTCCCCAGAACGCAAGTGGATCGCGAAGTCCCCATCTTAGATCTATTTCTCGATCCTGCCACCCTATGCCTTAGTGTCGATAAATCGTTCGATGGAAATTGTATCGAACTCATGCCTCAGTTGCAATTACGCGATCCGTTGATTCAGCAGATAGGGTTAGCGTTGAAAGCTGAGTTGACAGTGGGAGGTGCAGAGAGTCGGTTATATGCAGAGTCAATGGTAACGGCGCTTGCGGCTCACTTACTGCGTCGCTACACTTCTCGCCAGCAGCCAGTGAGAGATTATCGAGGCGGATTGCCCAAGTATAAACAAGATCGAGCGATCGCCTATATTTATGAAAATTTAGATCGGAACATCACTTTGGCAGAACTGAGTCATGTCGTCAACATGAGTCCCCATTATTTTGCAACTTTGTTCAAACAATCGATCGGGCTATCACCACATCAATACATCACGAAATGCCGGATTGAGACAGCAAAGCATCTACTCGCCAAGCAGGAACTCACAATTGTAGAAATTTCTCAGCAAGTGGGGTTCCAAAATCAAAGTCACTTCACGAGAATATTTCGCCAACACGTCAAGACTACGCCAAAAATTTATCGAGACAAGCGAAAATAA
- a CDS encoding RelA/SpoT family protein: MNTLTATATTVCNSYECTIPDWLQTCLVENSELETQPTATDNQLICRAFNFAYQLHQGQYRKSGEPYICHPVAVAGLLRDLGGGSAMIAAGFLHDVVEDTDVTLEDIEQQFGAEVKHLVEGVTKLSKFSETFSSKTERQAENFRRMFLAMAQDIRVIVVKLADRLHNMRTLEHLPDEKRRRIALETREIFAPLANRLGIGTFKWELEDLTFKYLEPEAYRQIQDLVAEKRTDREARLTRVIEVLQQGMAQSHIQCIDISGRPKHLYGIYQKMQRQQKEFHEIYDLAAIRIIVKTNEECYRALAVVHDAFRPIPGRFKDYIGLPKPNRYQSLHTTVVGFTGRPLEVQIRTIDMHHIAEYGIAAHWKYKETGGSIHTKLTPVDEKFTWLRQLLEWQNDLKDAQEYLESIKDNLFEDEVYVFTPKGDVVPLTPGSTAIDFAYRIHTEVGNHCAGAKVNGRMVTLDTALKNGDIVDILTQKNSHPSLDWLNFVRTSAAKNRIRQWYKRSRREENVARGRELLEKELGKTGFEALLKSDPMQAVAERCNYHSVEDLLAALGYGEVTLNLVLNRWREIVKGQQLIPAEPEVPLSLIPANAKSTREAAVAPKSRASESPIAGVEGLLYHLAKCCSPIPGESIIGVVTTRSQRGISIHRQGCPNVENIPYDRLVPVSWNANGDRNPRPQTYQVNVQIEAIDRVGVLKDILSRLSDQSINVRHASVKTANGQPAIIELGIDIRDRHQLEHIFNQIRKMSDIIDLRRVGQVDE, encoded by the coding sequence ATGAACACCCTGACTGCTACTGCCACCACTGTTTGTAATTCCTACGAATGTACTATACCTGACTGGTTGCAAACCTGCCTTGTAGAGAATTCGGAATTAGAAACACAACCTACTGCGACAGATAATCAACTAATTTGTCGTGCTTTTAACTTTGCTTACCAACTGCATCAAGGGCAATATCGCAAGTCAGGAGAACCTTACATTTGTCACCCCGTAGCTGTAGCGGGTTTGCTCAGAGATTTGGGAGGTGGTAGTGCAATGATTGCAGCCGGATTTCTTCACGACGTAGTAGAAGATACGGATGTAACCTTAGAGGATATAGAGCAACAATTTGGCGCAGAAGTCAAGCATTTAGTAGAAGGTGTTACAAAACTATCTAAGTTTTCCGAAACTTTTTCGAGTAAAACAGAACGGCAAGCAGAGAATTTTCGACGCATGTTTTTGGCGATGGCGCAAGATATTCGCGTTATTGTCGTGAAACTTGCCGATCGCCTGCACAATATGCGAACTTTGGAACACTTACCCGATGAAAAACGCCGTCGCATCGCTTTAGAAACCAGAGAAATTTTTGCTCCACTGGCAAATCGGCTAGGTATTGGGACATTTAAATGGGAATTAGAAGATTTAACCTTTAAATACCTCGAACCAGAAGCCTATCGTCAAATTCAAGACTTAGTAGCGGAGAAGCGAACAGACCGAGAAGCAAGGCTGACGCGGGTGATTGAAGTTTTGCAGCAGGGGATGGCGCAATCACACATTCAATGTATTGATATTAGCGGTCGTCCCAAGCATCTATATGGTATCTACCAAAAAATGCAGCGGCAGCAAAAAGAATTCCACGAAATCTACGATCTAGCTGCAATTCGGATCATCGTCAAAACTAACGAAGAATGCTACCGCGCTTTAGCCGTGGTACACGACGCTTTTAGACCGATTCCCGGTCGATTTAAAGACTATATCGGCTTACCCAAACCCAATCGCTACCAGTCTCTACACACTACAGTAGTCGGCTTTACGGGTCGTCCTCTCGAAGTGCAAATCCGCACGATAGACATGCACCACATTGCCGAGTATGGGATTGCCGCGCACTGGAAGTATAAGGAAACGGGAGGTTCTATCCATACCAAGCTGACACCTGTAGATGAGAAATTCACCTGGTTGCGCCAACTCTTGGAGTGGCAGAACGACCTCAAAGATGCTCAAGAGTACTTAGAGAGTATCAAAGATAATTTATTTGAAGACGAAGTTTATGTCTTCACTCCCAAGGGTGATGTTGTGCCTCTCACCCCTGGTTCGACAGCAATAGATTTCGCTTACCGGATTCACACAGAGGTGGGAAATCACTGTGCGGGGGCGAAAGTTAACGGCAGAATGGTAACGCTGGATACAGCCTTAAAAAATGGCGATATTGTAGATATTTTAACCCAGAAGAACAGCCACCCTAGCTTGGATTGGCTAAATTTTGTCAGAACTTCCGCAGCGAAAAACCGAATTCGACAGTGGTACAAGCGATCGCGGCGGGAAGAAAACGTTGCCCGTGGACGGGAATTGTTAGAAAAAGAATTGGGGAAAACTGGCTTTGAAGCCTTACTCAAGTCAGACCCGATGCAAGCTGTTGCCGAACGCTGCAACTATCATAGCGTCGAAGACTTACTTGCTGCTTTGGGTTACGGCGAAGTGACGTTAAACCTCGTACTCAACCGCTGGCGAGAAATCGTGAAAGGTCAGCAGCTGATTCCTGCTGAACCAGAAGTTCCACTCAGTTTAATACCTGCAAATGCCAAATCGACCCGCGAAGCAGCAGTTGCACCTAAATCTCGTGCTAGCGAATCGCCGATCGCCGGTGTAGAAGGATTACTCTATCATTTAGCTAAGTGTTGCAGCCCAATCCCAGGAGAATCTATTATTGGTGTCGTAACCACCCGTTCTCAGCGCGGCATCTCGATCCACCGTCAAGGCTGTCCAAACGTCGAGAACATCCCCTACGATCGCCTCGTCCCCGTCAGCTGGAATGCTAACGGCGATCGCAATCCCCGTCCGCAGACTTACCAGGTAAACGTCCAAATTGAAGCGATCGATCGCGTCGGCGTATTAAAAGATATACTGTCTCGTCTCAGCGACCAAAGTATCAACGTCCGCCACGCTTCCGTCAAAACAGCCAACGGTCAGCCAGCAATCATTGAATTAGGCATAGATATTCGCGATCGCCATCAACTCGAACACATCTTCAACCAAATCCGCAAAATGAGCGACATCATCGACCTGCGCCGCGTCGGTCAAGTGGATGAATGA
- a CDS encoding ferric reductase-like transmembrane domain-containing protein, translating to MTDAQLPSLQKWGIVGWSALAVGTMVATIWLVNGIDEQGMRMAIRATARTSCILFLCAFVASALRRMRSTPLSVWLLKNRRYFGVSMAVSHTYHAIAIFGLWYVTAGAAPKFESFTTLAILGYIFLIAMTITSFDRPAALLGQRGWKILHTTGMHFFWLAFTVEFSFKIANSPPIYFPFVVLLVGAMVLRLVTPRRQRKLAS from the coding sequence ATGACAGACGCTCAGCTCCCATCATTACAAAAATGGGGTATTGTCGGTTGGTCGGCGCTAGCAGTTGGCACGATGGTTGCTACCATTTGGCTAGTTAATGGAATAGACGAACAAGGAATGCGGATGGCAATTAGAGCCACTGCTCGTACTTCGTGTATTCTGTTTCTGTGTGCTTTTGTCGCTTCGGCACTACGTCGAATGCGATCTACCCCTCTTTCGGTTTGGCTGCTGAAAAATCGTCGTTATTTTGGGGTATCAATGGCAGTTTCCCATACCTATCACGCGATCGCAATTTTTGGCTTATGGTATGTCACTGCTGGAGCTGCGCCTAAGTTCGAGTCTTTCACAACGCTCGCCATACTAGGCTATATCTTTCTGATTGCCATGACAATAACATCCTTCGATCGCCCAGCTGCTTTGTTGGGACAGAGAGGGTGGAAAATCTTACATACTACAGGGATGCACTTTTTCTGGCTGGCTTTTACGGTAGAATTCAGCTTCAAAATTGCCAATTCACCGCCGATCTATTTCCCCTTTGTTGTCTTGTTAGTCGGGGCTATGGTGCTGCGTTTAGTGACTCCTAGAAGGCAAAGAAAGTTAGCTAGCTAA
- the rsmA gene encoding 16S rRNA (adenine(1518)-N(6)/adenine(1519)-N(6))-dimethyltransferase RsmA: MIKTRKQFAQHWLKSEKALDRIVQAAEIQQGDRILEIGPGTGVLTRQLLPLASSVVAVEIDRDLCQLLTQKLKKVENFLLLQGDFLNLDLATLLAPLPNFQKPNKVVANIPYNITGPILEKLLGTIAEPNPEPYESIVLLVQKEVADRLYAKPESKAFGALSVRVQYLAACEQICIVPAGAFQPPPKVDSAVVRLRPRTLSTVANDPKQLEALVKIGFSAKRKMLRNNLKALVDSDRLSHLLQELKINPQSRAEDLSVAQWVNLSNSLGHG, translated from the coding sequence GTGATTAAAACTAGAAAACAATTTGCTCAGCACTGGCTTAAGAGCGAGAAAGCCTTGGATCGAATCGTACAGGCGGCGGAGATTCAACAAGGCGATCGCATTTTAGAAATTGGTCCTGGTACAGGTGTCTTAACTCGGCAGCTTTTACCCCTCGCCTCATCTGTAGTAGCGGTAGAAATCGACCGCGATCTCTGTCAGTTGCTAACACAAAAATTAAAAAAAGTAGAGAATTTTTTACTATTGCAAGGTGACTTCCTAAATTTAGATTTAGCTACTTTATTAGCTCCATTACCAAATTTTCAAAAGCCAAATAAAGTTGTTGCTAATATTCCGTACAACATTACTGGACCAATTCTAGAAAAACTGCTGGGAACAATTGCCGAACCTAACCCAGAGCCATACGAATCAATTGTATTGTTAGTTCAAAAAGAAGTGGCAGATAGACTGTATGCTAAACCTGAATCGAAAGCATTTGGAGCTTTGTCTGTTAGAGTGCAGTATTTAGCAGCCTGCGAACAGATTTGTATTGTCCCAGCCGGAGCTTTTCAACCACCACCAAAAGTAGATTCTGCCGTAGTGCGGTTGCGTCCGCGAACATTGTCAACTGTAGCCAACGATCCGAAGCAATTGGAAGCTTTAGTCAAAATTGGTTTTAGTGCCAAGCGGAAAATGTTACGAAATAATTTGAAAGCACTAGTCGATAGCGATCGCCTCAGCCATTTACTGCAAGAATTAAAGATAAATCCCCAATCCCGCGCTGAGGATTTAAGCGTGGCTCAATGGGTAAATTTGAGTAATAGTTTAGGTCATGGGTGA
- a CDS encoding ABC transporter permease: MFSVLMYLFMYLPIFVLAFYSFNTSPYSAGWQGFTLKWYQQLFQDSRILAALQNSLIVAVFAVVISAVLGTLMAVGLGRYRFPGKTIYRGISYLPMIIPDIAIAVATLVFLATFAISLSLWTIVAAHIVFCLAYVGIVVAARLAKLDPHLEEAALDLGATPLQAFVKVLLPQLMPGIVAGCLLAFVLSLDDFLISSFTSGSGINTLPMEIFSRIRTGVKPDINALSVILMIVSGFVAFLAEYIRDRGEKESS, translated from the coding sequence ATGTTTTCGGTACTGATGTATCTATTCATGTACCTGCCGATCTTCGTTCTCGCTTTCTATAGTTTCAATACTTCTCCCTACAGTGCTGGCTGGCAAGGGTTCACGCTCAAATGGTATCAACAGTTGTTTCAAGATAGTCGCATCCTGGCAGCACTACAAAATAGTCTGATTGTGGCTGTATTTGCTGTCGTCATTTCGGCTGTTTTGGGAACCCTGATGGCAGTAGGTTTAGGACGATATAGATTTCCTGGGAAGACGATCTATCGCGGGATTTCATACTTACCAATGATTATTCCCGATATTGCGATCGCCGTAGCTACCCTCGTCTTTCTGGCTACATTTGCCATTTCGTTAAGCTTGTGGACGATTGTAGCCGCTCATATTGTCTTTTGCCTTGCCTATGTGGGAATTGTGGTGGCGGCGCGACTAGCAAAGTTAGACCCCCATTTAGAAGAAGCCGCACTTGACCTCGGCGCTACACCATTGCAAGCTTTTGTCAAGGTTTTGTTACCGCAGTTAATGCCTGGAATTGTCGCTGGTTGTTTGCTGGCTTTCGTTCTCAGCCTAGATGATTTTCTCATCTCTAGTTTTACATCTGGAAGCGGCATCAATACTTTACCGATGGAAATTTTCAGTCGCATCCGCACGGGAGTCAAACCCGATATTAATGCTTTGAGCGTCATTCTAATGATTGTTTCTGGATTTGTTGCTTTCTTGGCAGAATATATTCGCGATCGCGGTGAGAAAGAGAGTTCGTAA